ATTCTCTCCAATTATCATTCACTATTATTTCAATCTCTTCTTAAAATTGAAGTCATGTATTAAAGCAGTAATAAAAGATTAATCACTGGCGAAATTCTGTTTGCCCTTTGTCATTAGCAATTGTCAGCCAGTGGCATCAGGAGCCAAAGGAGAAGGTTGTGTCCTTGCTGCTGTCCCatctgcctctgctgcagccacGCAACAGCGAGGCTAAATGTGAGTACATGAAGCTGCTTCAGAAGGTGTTGAGCCACACTATTGAGAGCAGCCTCTTTGTGGAAGAAAGCAGACAGCTGCTATCCTATGCTCTCATCCACCCTGCCACCACGCTGGATGACCGCACCTCTCTGGCCATGTGGCTAAACCACCTGGAGGAGCACCTATCTAGTGGCTATGCACCCAGGGCCCCATCTAGCCCCTACCACCCGCGCCAGGGCTCAGATGAATGGCCCAGCTCTGCTGAGGCTCTTGACCCCGGCCTTGCCTGGCACGACAAGTCTCCTTCATCCAGCACATCTCCGGCAGGCCAGAACGGACACATGCCTTTCCCAGGTGGGATGTCATCTCCCATCAACAGCAATAACACAGGTACATGTTTGTCACTGAGAGGAAATAGTTTGGTGGGATCATATGGGACCATTATAGACATATTTGCCATATTGTCCATATTCTGGTGTCCCTCATATATTAATTGTTTCCTTTGCCAGGTCTAGGTGGGCAGATGCAGCCCAGCCCTCTGAAGAAGTCCATGTCAGTTATTCCTTCCAGTCCCCAGGCTTGTGGTTCTGAGTGGATTAGCCAGGATGATGCAGGGGGCCGGCAAAACTACATTTCAACAGATCACGCACCCCTCTCCCCCCAGAGCAGCGTGGCCTCCTCAGGCAGTGAGCAGACAGAAGAACAGGGCTCCAGTCGCAACACGTTCCAGGAGGATGGCAGTGGCATGAAAGGTCAGAGTTCATTACCGAACTGAGCCAAGGGCGCTGGTAAAAGCCGTGCACAGCCAACAGCCGAAATctaacataatttttttttgtccctctgtgtgtgtttgtttcagatgttcCCGCATGGTTGAAGAGTCTCCGCCTTCATAAATATGCATCGCTTTTCTCCCAGATGACCTATGAGGAGATGATGATTCTCACAGAGCAGCACCTGGAGTCGCAGGTTTTTAAGCCTCCCTTATACATACACTAGGGCCTTGCTTTGATTATTCCACCCTCCTTATCAATTGTGAACATTACTGTCCTCAGAACCTGATGATACATCAACTCTCAATGAGGCATGAAATTAAGCAACGCACCCCACAGTTATATCGAGGcagtcacacatacaaatgtgcgATTTAGCCTCTGCCCCTTGGCTTTAATGAAACAAATGGTGATTAGGTTTGTTATTTAGTAACTGTGTAAAATTGCCCTGTGTTCCCACAAGTAGTGACTTTCCTGCTTCTCAAGACTTCGTTTTAATTCCTATCTCTCCTTTTTAGAATGTCACCAAAGGAGCACGGCACAAGATCGCCTTGAGTATCCAGAAActgcgagagagacagagtgtgctCAAGTCTCTAGAAAAGGTAATTCAAGTGggatgatgtttttcttctcatgcaaaaaatgctgttttgtcttACTCAGATTTCACTCTTAATGATCAAAAATGCAATGTAACATTTGAATAGTTTATACAGCATGTGACACTGATGTTGTCATCTAATGGCAGGATATCTTGGAGGGCGGAAACCTGCGTAACGCCCTCCAAGAGCTGCAACAGATCATCATAACACCCATCAAGGCCTACAGCCCACCCAGTGCAGTGCAGATCGCCCCGGACACAGCCGCCGCCCCGGACACAGCCACCCCCACTTCAGACGCCACAAAAACAGGAGCAGACAAAGAGCCGGCCTCAGAGGGCTTCCAGTCCCACAACCCACCTCCTTGTGATGGAGACTCCCCAGCTACACCCATCTCAGACGGCGACATTGCTGGACAGTTCACCCGTGTCATGGGTAAAGGTAAGAATGAGATGTTTTTCCCAGATTCCTGTTGATCATGTCAAttgaaaaaacatatatatacttTTACTACTACTGCTTCCTCAGAATTCCAGATGTCCTTGGACATCAATATATAaactgttgctttttttttctttttgtcagtgTGCACCCAGCTGCTGGTGTCAAGGCCGGATGAGGAGAATATCAGCTGTTACCTTCAGCTCATTGAGAAGTGTCTAACACACGAGGTGAGACCCTAAAGAGAGAGTTTTCTTCATTTGGTGAACAGAATAAATGATTTGTATGCATTGTTGTAAACTCACCTAATGGTAGTCTTACAGCACAAAACAAATACCTCcataaatgttgaataatgAAACTACCACATAGACAAATTTACATCATCTAACCGTCTAGAGGTTTTTGTCTTGAAGTAAAGAGTAAAACTTgccttttccttttaaaaaaatcacatattcCAGAAGCATCTGCTGAAACCCAGGTTAACGCTCTTTGAAAATCTGAAGCCTTTCTTCTCTGGCTGTCTCTTTCTATGTGTCAGGCTTTCTcagaaacacacaagaaaagGCTGGTCTCCTGGAAGCAGCAGGTCCTCAAACTGCTCCGCTTGTTCCCTCGGAAAGCTATGCTGGACATGCCTGTGTACCGACAGAAAGGGTGAGACTCTGCGAGCCCTCTCTTACCTTTGATCTCCCTCTTCAGCGGGGGAGATGTCACACTAGCTGAATGTTACTTTGTCGCTGCACTCATCCCTGCAGCTTAATTTTTAACTTTGATTCTCTTACCcttcccttctctcttttttctctcttttcctcatttaaataataattatcattTCGTATGAAGCAGTGTTAATTTTGGCAGCTGTTTTAGATTTAGTCATAGTCTTTAAATGAAAACGCTTATTAGTTTAagtcacattttagtcatttttatcaTTCATAGTTTTAGTCCACTTTGAGTCAAGTTGAcattctggtcaacttttagTCATCGCTTTCAGTCAAAATGTGTCATGttattattaaatgtgttaGGCTAGTTATAAATGGTACAGCTGCAATACGTTATTTACgaacattttttaacatgtcTTAACAGCCATGTTCAACATTTCACTATTAGTGACGATAATGTTGTGATCTGAGAAATGTCGATTAAattattacaacaacaacataaaaaaatacagtggtAACACGGGTAACATATATGAGcatgctgcagcctgcagcatgactacagtatttatatatatatatacatacatgggTTTATAACGGTTACTATTAGTCAGCTGAATAATCAGGTATGCGTTCATGAATCCTGTCTGAAATGGTGAAAGCATCATCCATGCTGTCGTTCAGAAAATAGCTAAATTAGTAGCCTAATTGGTGGATGTAAATATACTTGAGTCTGAATGTATTTGAAGGACAGTTTGGATGGAGCTTTCACCATGTCAGACAGAATTCATGACCGCATAGCTAAACATTCAGCTGACTAATGGTTACTAACGGCTATCAACCCATGTTTGTATAATTTAATTAACTCTGTTTTGGCTCCTGCAAGCATAACATACCTGAGGAGACAGGCAAACTAGAGGAACTATGAGCTGGGCTGTCTCCCTCTGTATGTGATGTACTTTCGCTAGATGTTTTGAAAGATTGCTTGTGTTCCCGCCCTTACATGCAAAAGACTTGTTGCACTGAGGCAACGAGCATTGTCTGCATGGATTCTCGTGAAGTATAACCACACTTATAAATGTTTGGCTCTCTTCATCATTGCCACTCAGAGCAGGGTGTCTGTGTCTTGGTCTTTGTCGGCATGTGTGTGAAGTGAAGGACAGACAGTGAGGCCCTGCCCCGCCCCCTGCACAGGACAGGATCCGACACAGATCTCTGTTCAGGATTAGGAATAGTGATACATTATATGCAACAATTGCACCATTTGGGGAAAATATTATGCATTTTAAAAGTCAGACAGCCCATCACTcacattttggtctcatcattgaaaacaaaacatacatttcgtCAAAGTTTTTATTATGAAAGATCTATTTTTAGCTCGTCATCGTCTCATCTTAGTCATGGAAAAAAGGTTGTTGCGAACATTTTTCGTTACAGTTTTAGTTAACGAAATTAACACTTGTATGAAGTAGCTTCAGCAGTTGTGCATGCACTTCTCTTAACTCACGATGATTTCtaatgttgctttttgtttattgttttttactcCAGCTGGACCTATGGGTCCAACTCCCTCCCCACAGCAGGCTCTGTGAGTGGAGGTGTAGCGCGGCGGGGCCAGAGGCAGTTCCAGATGACCCCCCGTGGACTCCCAGCCGGGCGCATGGGTCTTCTGAGTCCCAGTGGGATTGGGGGAGCATCTCCACGCCACACACTCGCTAGTCCTGCGCTGGCAGGCCAGGGTAGACAAGTCAGTATTCCTGTGATTGGATGAGCCAGTTTTTGACAGGCGTAGCTTGACTTAAATTGTGGATAGACCATATTTGACAGTCAgggcatgttttttttcattttgatgattTGAGTTAAAGGAAAATTTTGCTAAATGCCGAGTACACAGCTTAAAGGTCTAGAGTGTAGGATTTTGTGGCATCTAGTGGGGAGGTTGCAGATTACTACCAACTTAACACCCCTCATCTCAACCTGCGAAAGGCCCTCCAAAGAGCTagtgttttctttgtctgttctACTGTATAAACATGGTGATTagacactaatgaaaacatgactgTCCCTAAATCATACACACAGGATCTTTTAGTTTTTGTTCTGCATTTTTCTTCAGTATCTCCATTAACTATGTCTGCAGGTAATCCCACGTGATGACTTGCCACAGGAGTCACAATACACTTTAGTAAACATTTgttctgaaatgaaaataagtgaaaaaatCTGGAGACTTTGGCAGTTTTAATCAGTACATACAAGACAGTAGACAAGAAAGGCGTTAGGGGCATCGCATTTTGATATGAattgatcatcatcatcatagcTTGAAGAGTTTCTGTTTAATGACTAGCTTAAAAATAAGCAAACTGTCCAGCCTCCCGGGATGAGTGGCATTTACGTAATGTGAATTTGTGTTTCCCTCTATAGAACCTGTGGTTTGCCAACCCCGGGGGCAGTAACAGCATGCCAAGTCAGAGTCGCAGCTCTGTGCAGCGGACCCACTCACTCCCTGTCCACACTTCCCCACAAACCATGCTCATGTTCCAGCAGCAAGGTACTGTATGAGGTCAAACCTCTTTTATTGTTGATTAACATGCATGTATGCCCTCACCCACAGTCTGTCCCTGTCCTTGTTTAACTTTTGATTCTCTGTATTCTTGGCCACATTGTAATTACACCTGCCTGTCTTTCCTTACTTAATCTCCTGTGTACGTTTTACCACACTAGTGTCACCTACACGTTGCTTATCTAGAAgtcgtttcatttttaaagtaaagtgattttcaaaatgaaatggtTAATGGAATAGAGATGATTTGGAACTGACAGATTTGAGTCTGTTAATGGGTTTTGTGAGCAAGACAAGCTACACAATTTTGGCTATTTGGCCAGATGCCAAAACAGAGagctgctctccctctgtgCCAAGGACAAAATAACAAGACAGCTACGCAGTATGTTGCAGTAAACAATCTGTCACCTCGTACGGCATACATAACCTTTTGGTTGCCTTGTTGCTTGTGCCAGATGCCACACACGAGCATTGCAAATTCATCTGTAATGGTCCTGTCATTATTCAACAGAGTCATCATAAGACATTGCCTTAACAGACTATTCTGTGTGAAAGCCAAAACTTCATAACGTAAACAGATGTATGAACCCAGTGACGGTACAGTTTCTATGTTTACAGCTAGGGGCTCTATCTACTTTGTACTGCTGAATTATATAAACAACCCAAAACATGAATAATACAATATTAACCATCATCCATACCAGatgagtggaaaaacagcatGTATTAGAAAAGAcccaaatgtaaaaaataatagaCATGATTCATTTCAACCAGGAGACCTTTAGAAGACCAAAGCAATGTTTCCTGTGATTACAGCGTGTGATCACTGAACTGTTTAGCTTGTTCAGTTCATGCTGGACTgttcaaatattactttttaatgcaGTGACAAATAACAGTGGGGAAAAACAAGGTCATGTTCTGACCACAGGACTGATGTGTTGTTTATAGCACCTTTTTCTGTAAACAGTACCGCGGTCAGTTGAACTGACGTGTCTCGCGCCCACACGACGCGCCACAGACACGATATCGTCTaggagtttgtttattttgaattttttgacTATTGGATTGGGCAGTAtagaagcagacagagaggagggtgtGACACGCAACACAGGTCCTCAGCTGGAATTCAACTTAGGATGTTGCAAACATGTGGCACCTCCCAACCGCTTGGTAATCAAGACACCCCTTGCTGATTTTTTAGAAGATTTTATAGTAATATGAATTTTAGTAAATATATCATAGACCTTCACTACAAATGATCTTATAAAGTCTTCTTATAGATTTTAGGAATCCATGTTAACTGTAATAGAGTATAGTAAACCAAGGAATGCAGAGAGCACATAAAAGTAGACCAAAAAATAAGCTCAATACTCAAAGGAGTTCACTCGGATGATCTCCAGTCATTTTCTACTTTTCTGTTCTGttaaaagatttgttttgtctctttattgAGGAATACAAGTATTACAGCATAGTCTGGTCGTGTATTCTTCTGGGTACTCCAAATGATCCAATTTAAAGCTGACTAGCTCATCACTGCACAGTATTATAGTTTAAGTATGAAAATCAGTCAAGGGTCAAATTAAACACCCAAGTGGTCATCGCTGGCTTCCATATAAGTGATGGGAATTTGGCTCCACTAACATAAAGATCCGTCTCTTTCGGGTCCAAAGCAGCTCTCCATTTAGTGCCACTTCTGGCTTTTACAATACAGACAGATTTAGCAATGTTTGACCGATGATAGGTATGTGTTCACACATCACTTGAATTATTCAATGTTATTATAATAGACCGTATAAATTCCACAATACTaatcatgtatgtatgtgtaaaaacctttaataatgtaaaaacatcaaacactgTGTTTTGTATGTTGGCAACCAGTACAACATTTAAGTCTTACCATGCTTGGGTGGAACTTATTCCatattgtattgatttttttcttttttcgtattatttattattgcgCCTGCTTTCGCTTGAGACATTTTGCAGTTTACACCTATAAAAATCAGAATACACATCCTTAATGTGTCTGGAATGGCCACTTGTGATCACATTCTGGTTTATAAGCAAGTGAAATCTAAGCTGAGACtcagactgaacacaaaatgcacattttattccATAGAGGATTTCAGAGGTGATGTCACACCTCACCTCAGTGAAAATTCTCTCACCCAGTTGTATGTTCAGTCAAACTACATTTACATCAGACAGCATCCTGTCACACTGCAAATTATTTTGCACTGTAGCTTCAGCCTGATCATATATGGCACATTTATTTTAAGGAAATGTGTGAACAGCGCAGCACACTTTTGATATCATGAAAACAGTGAGATCGTGCTTGCTCTTTATAGATGAGCTGCACATGGTTTGGTTCTGCACGTTACCAAAAGCCATTGTCATTTTACAtaaagaaatatgttttattgcaTTACATTAACATAACTGTTATTCTCAAGCCCACATAAATTAGGCATTTCCCTTTATTTAAAGTGTACTTGTGTCTTGAGAATGTTAATGCTAGCAAAATTGGCAAAGTAAACCTCTTTTGACATTATCTatggagagaaaaatacagagttgcttgtgtttttgtgagtgttACTAAAAATGGAAATCCTGACAGTGATATAAACCTTAATCTTCCTGTGGACTGACACTGCTTTTACTCATTTCCTCAGAATGCCAAGTTCCAGGTGCTGACCTGGAGATCAACCCCACGCTGGAGTCACTGTGCCTCAGTATGACAGAGCATGCCTTAGGGGGTAAGTGTCCTTAGCAGCCTGGGACTAAACAAGCCACTGCCTGGCAAACCTCACACAACCACCAACCAGAAAACAACACCTTATTATAAGAGTGCAGAGTGAGAGAGGATTTACGAATGCTTTGTGTCCATCAGGGAGAGCAGTACATACTTATTTGTTCACACACAACTTGTTGGAAAAAGTCTGTTGACTTTTATCGTCATTTTTCATTCGTACTATTTGTGTATTAAAATTagttttgttaaaaacaactaCTACCGTTAGTCAAGTCACAGTCAGGTTTCTCTAGCGGACAGAGTAAGATGCAAACATACCTCTGTGTGGTGGTATGGTGCACCAGCATCATCATATCAAATAAGTTTGATGAGATAGTACACACCGAAATCAAAAGTACTTATTTTTCCTCCTACATGTAGGACTATTTAtccatttagattgttttggtgtgagtagCCACCAATGTTTCGCTACAGCaacgt
This is a stretch of genomic DNA from Pagrus major chromosome 2, Pma_NU_1.0. It encodes these proteins:
- the samd4b gene encoding protein Smaug homolog 2, whose protein sequence is MMFRDQVGILTDWFKGWNECEQTVALLSLLKRVSRTQARFLHICLEHWLADCTEIHILEAEANNAAIVSQWHQEPKEKVVSLLLSHLPLLQPRNSEAKCEYMKLLQKVLSHTIESSLFVEESRQLLSYALIHPATTLDDRTSLAMWLNHLEEHLSSGYAPRAPSSPYHPRQGSDEWPSSAEALDPGLAWHDKSPSSSTSPAGQNGHMPFPGGMSSPINSNNTGLGGQMQPSPLKKSMSVIPSSPQACGSEWISQDDAGGRQNYISTDHAPLSPQSSVASSGSEQTEEQGSSRNTFQEDGSGMKDVPAWLKSLRLHKYASLFSQMTYEEMMILTEQHLESQNVTKGARHKIALSIQKLRERQSVLKSLEKDILEGGNLRNALQELQQIIITPIKAYSPPSAVQIAPDTAAAPDTATPTSDATKTGADKEPASEGFQSHNPPPCDGDSPATPISDGDIAGQFTRVMGKVCTQLLVSRPDEENISCYLQLIEKCLTHEAFSETHKKRLVSWKQQVLKLLRLFPRKAMLDMPVYRQKGWTYGSNSLPTAGSVSGGVARRGQRQFQMTPRGLPAGRMGLLSPSGIGGASPRHTLASPALAGQGRQNLWFANPGGSNSMPSQSRSSVQRTHSLPVHTSPQTMLMFQQQECQVPGADLEINPTLESLCLSMTEHALGDGTDRTSTI